CCCCGGTGGTACAGCAGCGGCGAACCGACGTCGGCATGCCGGAGCACCTCCGGCTCGGCCAGCACCACGGCGTGATCGCCGACGGTCACCCGGTCGACGACCCGGCAGAGCAGCCAGGCCAGGGTGTCGTCGAGGATCGGCACCCCCTCCGGGCCGGTCCGCCAGCGGGTGGGAGCGGCGAAACGGTCGATGCCGCTTGTCGCGAAGGTTCGGGCCAGCGCCTGCTGATGGTGGGCGAGCAGGTGCACTGCCACATGTCGGGCACGGGCCACCGCGGGCCAGCTCGACGAACCGAGGTTCAGGCAGAACGAGACGATCGGCGGCGCCAGCGACACCGAGGTGAACGAGGTGGCGGTGAAGCCGACCGCCGGCGATCCGGGAGCGGTCACCACCGTGACGGTGCTGGCCTGATGGCGCAGCAACGTCCGCAGCGCGTCGCTGTCGGCGTCGATCGGGGCGTCGGTGGACTGGGTCATGGCGATCCTCCGGAGGGGTTGGTCCTGAGGGGCTACGAATGGTCGGCGGGATCGCCCGCCAGCCGCTCGTACGGGGTCTTCTCGCCGGCCTCGACGGCGATCGGCAGCCGGTTCTCCGCCGGAGGCAACGGGCAGGTCGCGAAGTCGGTGTACGCGCAGGGCAGGTTGGTGGCCCGGTTGAAGTCGAGCGTCACCCGGCCCTGCTCGTCCGGCGCGCCGACCGCCAGGGACCGGTTGGCCGGATAGGTGGTGACCCCGGACGTCGTGTCGGTGAACAGCACCGACAGACTCCCGGGCCTCCCGCCGTCGAAGGCGGTCAGGCTCAGCGGCACCCCGTCGACGGTGAACTCGATCCGACCGGGTGCGTCATAGACGTGCTCGAGCCCTTCCACCGCCGCGCCGACCGTGGTCGGCCTCGGGCTGTCGAACGGAACGAATCGCCCACTCACGACCCAGCGCGGGTGGGGCGGGTACGTCGGCGTGCCCCGGTAGCCGAGGCGCAGCGCGTGGTCCGGTCGTCGGGGGCGGAGGATGTCATGCCCACCCCGGCGGGCCACCTCCAGCACGCCACCGTCGATGCCCACGGTGCTGCCGGCACGCTCGGCGATCGGCCCGAACTCGTGGCGGCCCCGAACCCGCCGGCCGTCGACGACGAGCTCTTCGTCAGCACCGAGAGCGACCACCGGCCCGCCAGCACCGGTGTGCCACTCCCCCGGCAGGTCGGGGAACCGCTGCGGCGCCGGGGTGAGCCAGTGCAGACCGGTGACGGCGAGGAAGCCGTGCGGGTCGGCCCGAGCCTCCTCGTGGCGTCGGTGCCACTCCTGCCAGTCCTCGTCGAACTCGCGCCGGGAATCCGCGGCGGTGGGCGATGCGGCATCAATACTCAAGACAGGTCCTCTCGACGAGGTGCACCTCCGCGCCGGCGGGATGCGGGGAAGCCGGTCGCGCTCCGGCTGCGGGAAGCCGGGCAGGCGAGGGCTGGGGCGGCCCGTTCAGGCCGGCATGGGCTCGCCGGGACAGAGCTGCGCGGCGACCCGCATCAGGTCGACGACCCGGCGGGAGGTGAACAGGCGAACGGGCAGCATGCGGTCGATTTTCCTACCAACAAGGTAGGATTTCAAGCCCTCGGGGCGGATCGAGGCATCTGGGGCCACCAACCCAGGGTCGACAGTGGACCCGGCCGGAGTACGATCCGGCTGCGTACCGCAGTGATGGACCTCCAGCTGTCGACCCCTCGATAGGAGCCTGGCATGGCCGGCCCGGACGAAGAACTCGCCGCGAAGCTTCAGCCCGACGTGCCGCACGCGGCGCGGATCTGGAACTACTGGATGGGCGGCAAGGACAACTTCCAGTCCGACCGGGCGGCCGGCGACGCTGTCGCCGAGGTCTACCCGGAGATCGTCCTGATGGCGCAGCAGTCACGCGTGTTCCTGGTACGGGCCGTGCGTTACCTCGCCGCCGAGGCGGGCATCCGGCAGTTCCTGGACATCGGCACCGGCCTGCCCACCATGCAGAACACGCATGCGGTCGCCCAGGGGATCGCGCCCGACTCGCGGATCGTCTACGTGGACAACGACCCGATGGTGCTGGTGCACGCGCGGGCGCTGCTGGCCAGCACGACGTCGGAGGGCGTCACCACCTACGTGCCCGCCGACTACCACGACCCGGAGAAGATTCTCGCCGAGGCGGCGCAGACGCTCGACTTCGACCAGCCCATCGCCGTGATGTACATGGGCGTGCTGGGCTACGAGCCCGACCTGGCCGTGGTGCGCTCGATTGTCGGGACGACGATGGACGCGATGCCGTCCGGCAGTCACCTGGTGCTGTGGGACGGCACCAACACCAGCCCAGCGGTGGTTTCCGGCGCCGACCGGCTGGCGCAGAGTGGCGGCGTTCCGTACATTCTGCGCAGCCCGGAGGACCTCGGCAGTTGTTTCTCCGGCCTGACTATGGTGGAGCCGGGCCTCGTGCCGATCCCCCTGTGGCGACCGGACGACGCCGACGCCACCGGGATCGACGCCTACGGCGCCGTGGCCCGCAAGCCCTGACCGACGCGAGTCCGCCCTGCTCTCGCCGCTACGGCGGGAGCAGGGCGGACGCCGTTCACCGGTCGCACGTCAGGGTCAGCCCGTCGGGTACCGCGCTGGTTGCCACCAGCAGGCCGAACGTCGCCACACCGTCCGGCGCCAGGGTCCCGTTGTACGAGGCGTTGCGGACCGTAACGTCGGCACCGACCGTCTCGGCCGCCCCACCCCAGACCGTCTGGACGCGCTCGTCGCCGGACCACCGCCAGGAGACGCGCCAGCTGTCGAGTGGCTGCGCCCCGGTGTTGCGGACCGTGGTCGTGACGACGAAACCGCTGCCCCAGCGGGCGTCGATGGTCGCCGTCGCGCGGCAGGCAGCCAGCGGCGCGGTCCGGGCCGATGAGATCAGGTACGGATCCCGCCGGCCCTCGGCGTCGCTGAACCGGTACCAGTACTCCGTGTTCGGCACCAGCCGGCCGATGGTCACCGAGCCGTTGCGCTCCGGCCCGGAGACTGCCTCGGCCACCGGAGCCTGCCACCGTTGGGCGTCCTCGCGGCTGGCGAAGAGGCTGATGGTCATCGGCGGGTTGTAGCCACAGGGCGGGCTGAACAAGATCGCGTACGAGATGGTCACGCTCGTGGTGGTGGCCCCGGTCACGCTACCGGTGATCGGCAACGCCGGCGGGCAGGTCATCGTCGGTGACGGCGACGGCGTTGGAGTGGCCGACGGGGTTGAAGTTGGCGTCGCCTCGGCGGCGCTGGTTGTCCCGGTCCAGGCGGCCAGCGCCATGGTCGTGACAGCGAGGAACATGCGAAGCATCGGTGCCTCCGTGGTTACCGGGCACCGAGGACCGAGGTGGTAGCCGGTGCCGCACTCGGGTTTCCGGCCGTCGACGAGGGCTGCCCGGCACGGGTGGCATGGCCACCTCGTGCGCCCTGTGGACCGGAGAAGATCTGGTGCGCGCTGGCTCCCGAGCACGACCGATCCACAGCATCGCATTCGACAAACATCAATACAAGGAAGACGTGATCCTGTCGAACATCGTCCGTCTTCTCTTCGCCGGACGGACACGCGCCGGGCGTCCGGGCCGAGAATGATTCATCACGGTCTATCACATCGGACGCGGGAGCACACCATGCTCGACAGAAGCAGCACGACTCGGCGACCCCGGGTGGCGAGGGCACTGATCGCGGCAGGCGCTGCGGCAGTGCTGGCGGCTGCCCCACTCGCGGCACCGGCGCCCGCTGGCGCCGCCGTCAGCAGGGCCGAACTCGCCCTCCGCTGGGCGCCCATCCACTACCAGGACGTCGATGCCACCGGCAGCCACGCTCTGGGCGGCCGATCGGACTACATCACCCAGGTCGACTTTGACGGCGACCTCAACGGACGCAACAACTGGGAACGGGCCGGCCAGGCTGGCGCTTCACTCGCCGCCCACGCCTACTACTCCGTCGTCGAGACGAGCACCCACTGGTACATCACGTACCTCTTCTTCCACCCTCGTGACTGGACCGACCACCCGTTCTTCGAGACCGAGCACGAGAACGACGGCGAGGGTGCCCTGTTCGCGATCGAGCGTGACGGCTCGGCGTACGGCGTCCTGCGCTCGGCCGTCACCGTCGCGCACAGCGACTTCTACTCGTACACCCCGGCCGGCAGCACCTGGACCAGTGGCCGGGAGAGTGTCGACGGCACCCTGCAGTTCCAGGCGTCACCGCACGACACGTTCCAGCATCCGGTGACCGCACAGGAGGCTCAGGGCCACGGCCTGAAGGCATACCCACAGAACAACATCAACGGCGACGGCCTGGTCTACTACCCGTCGACCGTCGCCGAGACGCCGAGTGATGGCAACGACCGCGACGTGCGGTATCAGCTGATCGACATCTTCGCCGCCGGCGGCCTGTGGGCCCAGCGGTCCAACCCGAGCCTGTTCGCCAGCCTGGGCACGTTCGCCGGCGACACGACCGGCGACTGCGGCGTCGGCACCTGGAGTTGCTCGACCAACTCGGCCAACGCACCCTGGGGCTGGGACGACG
The window above is part of the Micromonospora sp. LH3U1 genome. Proteins encoded here:
- a CDS encoding flavin reductase family protein; this encodes MTQSTDAPIDADSDALRTLLRHQASTVTVVTAPGSPAVGFTATSFTSVSLAPPIVSFCLNLGSSSWPAVARARHVAVHLLAHHQQALARTFATSGIDRFAAPTRWRTGPEGVPILDDTLAWLLCRVVDRVTVGDHAVVLAEPEVLRHADVGSPLLYHRGRYAGLAGDQNATTRRPAA
- a CDS encoding DUF1684 domain-containing protein: MSIDAASPTAADSRREFDEDWQEWHRRHEEARADPHGFLAVTGLHWLTPAPQRFPDLPGEWHTGAGGPVVALGADEELVVDGRRVRGRHEFGPIAERAGSTVGIDGGVLEVARRGGHDILRPRRPDHALRLGYRGTPTYPPHPRWVVSGRFVPFDSPRPTTVGAAVEGLEHVYDAPGRIEFTVDGVPLSLTAFDGGRPGSLSVLFTDTTSGVTTYPANRSLAVGAPDEQGRVTLDFNRATNLPCAYTDFATCPLPPAENRLPIAVEAGEKTPYERLAGDPADHS
- a CDS encoding SAM-dependent methyltransferase, with protein sequence MAGPDEELAAKLQPDVPHAARIWNYWMGGKDNFQSDRAAGDAVAEVYPEIVLMAQQSRVFLVRAVRYLAAEAGIRQFLDIGTGLPTMQNTHAVAQGIAPDSRIVYVDNDPMVLVHARALLASTTSEGVTTYVPADYHDPEKILAEAAQTLDFDQPIAVMYMGVLGYEPDLAVVRSIVGTTMDAMPSGSHLVLWDGTNTSPAVVSGADRLAQSGGVPYILRSPEDLGSCFSGLTMVEPGLVPIPLWRPDDADATGIDAYGAVARKP
- a CDS encoding cellulose binding domain-containing protein, whose product is MLRMFLAVTTMALAAWTGTTSAAEATPTSTPSATPTPSPSPTMTCPPALPITGSVTGATTTSVTISYAILFSPPCGYNPPMTISLFASREDAQRWQAPVAEAVSGPERNGSVTIGRLVPNTEYWYRFSDAEGRRDPYLISSARTAPLAACRATATIDARWGSGFVVTTTVRNTGAQPLDSWRVSWRWSGDERVQTVWGGAAETVGADVTVRNASYNGTLAPDGVATFGLLVATSAVPDGLTLTCDR